The genomic window CGTGGGTGTGGCCGAGCACGAGGACGTCCTCGTCGCCGAGCAGCCGCGGTGAGAACTCGTCCGGGTACGTATAGCGGGTGTACCGGTCCGGATCGTCCGGATGGCCGTGGACGAGTTTCACCCGCCCGTCGCACTCGAGGCGCTCGGCGGGCAGGGACTCGAGCCACGCCAGCTGGTCGTCGTCGAGGCGCTTTTTCGCGTGTTCGACGCCCGCCTTTGCCATCCCGTTGAATCGGAACGGGGTAGTCGCGGCGACCGCGGCGTCGTGGTTACCCATCACCGTCGGCACGTCCCGCTCGCGGAGTTCGTCGACGCACTCTCCGGGCCACGGATTGTAGCCGACCACGTCGCCGGCACAGAGGAGTCGGTCGACGGATGGCATGTCCTCGAGGACGGCCTCGAGGGCGACCCGGTTGCTGTGGACGTCCGAGATGAGTCCGACCTTCATGCGCGATTATAACAGCCGCGAGGGGCTTGTAGGTTGGCCGAGTGCTTCGTCATTGTAGTCATCACGCGAGGAACTCGAGCGGAGTGGGACGAAACGACGTGTTCTGCTATCGTGGCACCAGGGAACCGCCACCCCCTCCCCAACCGATTCGCTCGTTCCCGTTGTCTGCTCACGGGCGCGACGCGCCCGTTCGCATGGTTCGCGGAACCTCCGGTTCCGCGCCAGTCACTCGCTCATCCCTCGCGCGTCGCCGTCGACCGCCCTCACTGACGTTCGGACGTCGACAGCGCGCGCCACCGCATACTGACTGATCGGGACGGAGTATGCCGTAACCCGAGCCGGTCGAACAGCCTCGGTTCTGCGGGAAGCGACCTCGGCCGTTCGAGTCGCGACGGACCGATCAGTCGCCGTTCTCGATCGCCGTCTCGAAGCCGTTCTCGGTTCTGGCGACGCCGGCCGCACAGACCGCGTGTTCGAACTCGAGGTCGTACGCCTCGCTCGCCGCTTCCGACGCGCTCTCGGCCTCGAACGCGAACGGCTCGGGGGCGTTCTTCTCGTAGGTCGCGACCAGCGTCGGCTCGTCGACGGTCTCGACGAGCAGGGCGTCCTTCCGGACCGTCCCGATCAGCGCCTCGCCGTCGTCGCCGATCGTCGCCGCGATGCGGGGCGTGTCGTAGTCGTCCTTCTCGTAGTCCAGCGCCAGCAGGCTCTCAGCCAGCGCGTCGCGGGCCGGGTAGCCTAACTCGAGTTTCTCCGCGATCGGATCGACGTGCGAGCCGTTGCCGAAGGCGACCGTCTCGCCGGTCGGCGTCTCGACGACGCGCAGGCAGTTGTACGAGACGTAGGGGTTGTCCGTCTCCGGGGCGTCCGCGGTGGGCCCCACGGTGAGGGCCTCGTCTCGAGCGGTGATCTCGCGGTTCGGGAACGATCTCGAGGAGACGCGGTAGGCGCCGCCCTCGGGGCCGACGACGACGAATCGTCCGACGTACATACTCGAGGGTGCGCGCGACCGGGAAAAAGGAATACCGATTTGACTCGAGGCGAGGCGTATCGGCCTCGTCCGAGAGTTTATCTGTTATCGAGCGGCCAACCGGGGTGTGACTACGGCGGAGGAGTGCCTCGAGGCGTTGCGCGAAGCCGCCGAGCGACTCGGCGAGTCGCCGACGAAGGCGCAGTACGAGGAGCTGGGGTTGACGCCGGCGTCCGCGACGATCATTCGGACGTGTGGCGGCTGGAACGATGCGAAGGAGAAGGCGGGGCTCGAGACGTCGCACTCGAGGGGGTCTCGAGTTCGAAAGGAGCACTACGACTTGCACTGTACCGATAATCTGAGTTCGTAACACTCTAATACGGGTGCCGTCTATCACATGATACGCCGTTGGAAGCGGACACCAACGGAGACATATCAGTCCATTGGGGTAGCGGCCAATCCTGAAGCCTTCTGGGGGCTTCGACCCTGGTTCGAATCCAGGATGGACTACTCCTTTCCGTTCTTTCGACTCGAGTCCGTTCCCAGTCCCGTCTATCGATTTCCACTCGAAACCAAGGGGTCTGACGAACGCCGTTCCGCCACCAGAAGCCCTATCTCTCCCTCCACACTACAAGTCGAGTATGAATCGACGGACGGTCCTCGCTGTCGCCGGGGCGACGGCGCTGGGCGGAATTGCGGGCTGTCTCGGTGATGGCGATGACAGCGCGACGGCGGCAAACGAGTTCGACTACGAACTGTACTCGCCACGCAACGGACCCGACGTTCCGCTCGTGCCGGTCGAAGACGCCTACGAGTGGTACAAAAACGACGAGGCGCGATTTGTCGATGCGCGCGGTCGGGCCCAGTACGACGAGGCGCGGATCAAAGGCGCCGTCTTCTCGCCGGCAAAGGCGGCGGGTGACGTCGACGACGATCCGGTCGAGGAGTGGTCGACCGATACCCGGATCGTCACCTACTGTCAGTGTCCGCACCACCTGTCGTCCCAGCGGGCCGCGTCCCTGATCGAAGCGGGATACGAACACGCGTACGCGATCGACGAGGGGCTCCGCGGTTGGATCAACAGCGGTTACCCGCTCGAGGGGTCGGCCGTCGACGCCGAATGGCAAAAGTACGAGATCAACGGGACGACTGATTCCCAGTACGCGGGTGAGATGGTCACCCTCGAGCAACTCGAGAAGGATCGCAGCGAGATCGCGCCGATTCAGGACGACGGCTCGTACACGCTTCAGTTACACTATGCGGGGTCGACGGACTCGCGGTTCAGAGTCGTGGCGCCCGATTACACGGTCGAGGGAACCCTGGAGGAACTGACGAACGAAACCGTCAGCGGCTGAACCGGTTGATCGTCACGACTCGGTCCGATCGTACACGCCTTCGCGCTCGAGTTCGCCCCGCTTTCGAAGCACGTCCGGCGTCCGACAGATTCCGGGGGCACCCGTCACTTGCGGAACGGTACAGTTGTT from Haloterrigena sp. KLK7 includes these protein-coding regions:
- a CDS encoding metallophosphoesterase family protein, which codes for MKVGLISDVHSNRVALEAVLEDMPSVDRLLCAGDVVGYNPWPGECVDELRERDVPTVMGNHDAAVAATTPFRFNGMAKAGVEHAKKRLDDDQLAWLESLPAERLECDGRVKLVHGHPDDPDRYTRYTYPDEFSPRLLGDEDVLVLGHTHVQGVEKFTEGIVVNPGSVGQPRDGDPRAGYAVVDLDALTVETHRLEYDIEAVQAAVTEAGLPERIGRRLARGK
- a CDS encoding IMP cyclohydrolase translates to MYVGRFVVVGPEGGAYRVSSRSFPNREITARDEALTVGPTADAPETDNPYVSYNCLRVVETPTGETVAFGNGSHVDPIAEKLELGYPARDALAESLLALDYEKDDYDTPRIAATIGDDGEALIGTVRKDALLVETVDEPTLVATYEKNAPEPFAFEAESASEAASEAYDLEFEHAVCAAGVARTENGFETAIENGD
- a CDS encoding rhodanese-like domain-containing protein, whose protein sequence is MNRRTVLAVAGATALGGIAGCLGDGDDSATAANEFDYELYSPRNGPDVPLVPVEDAYEWYKNDEARFVDARGRAQYDEARIKGAVFSPAKAAGDVDDDPVEEWSTDTRIVTYCQCPHHLSSQRAASLIEAGYEHAYAIDEGLRGWINSGYPLEGSAVDAEWQKYEINGTTDSQYAGEMVTLEQLEKDRSEIAPIQDDGSYTLQLHYAGSTDSRFRVVAPDYTVEGTLEELTNETVSG